The Vulpes lagopus strain Blue_001 chromosome 6, ASM1834538v1, whole genome shotgun sequence genome has a segment encoding these proteins:
- the GMFB gene encoding glia maturation factor beta isoform X2: MSESLVVCDVAEDLVEKLRKFRFRKETNNAAIIMKIDKDKRLVVLDEELEGISPDELKDELPERQPRFIVYSYKYQHDDGRVSYPLCFIFSSPVGCKPEQQMMYAGSKNKLVQTAELTKVFEIRNTEDLTEEWLREKLGFFH, from the exons ATG agtgAGTCTTTGGTGGTTTGTGATGTTGCTGAAGATTTAGTGGAAAAGCTGAGAAAGTTCCGTTTtcgcaaagaaacaaacaatgctGCCATTATAA tgaagaTTGATAAGGATAAACGCCTGGTGGTACTGGATGAAGAGCTTGAG GGCATTTCACCAGATGAACTTAAAGATGAACTGCCTGAACGACAACCTCG CTTCATTGTGTATAGTTATAAATACCAACATGATGATGGAAGAGTTTCGTATCctctgtgctttattttctccAGTCCTGTTG GGTGTAAGCCTGAACAACAGATGATGTATGCTGGGAGTAAGAATAAGCTAGTCCAAACAGCTGAACTAACCAAG GTATTCGAAATAAGAAATACCGAAGACCTAACCGAAGAATGGTTACGTGAGAAACTTGGATTTTTCCACTAA
- the GMFB gene encoding glia maturation factor beta isoform X1, with protein sequence MSESLVVCDVAEDLVEKLRKFRFRKETNNAAIIMKIDKDKRLVVLDEELEGISPDELKDELPERQPRTFIVYSYKYQHDDGRVSYPLCFIFSSPVGCKPEQQMMYAGSKNKLVQTAELTKVFEIRNTEDLTEEWLREKLGFFH encoded by the exons ATG agtgAGTCTTTGGTGGTTTGTGATGTTGCTGAAGATTTAGTGGAAAAGCTGAGAAAGTTCCGTTTtcgcaaagaaacaaacaatgctGCCATTATAA tgaagaTTGATAAGGATAAACGCCTGGTGGTACTGGATGAAGAGCTTGAG GGCATTTCACCAGATGAACTTAAAGATGAACTGCCTGAACGACAACCTCG AACCTTCATTGTGTATAGTTATAAATACCAACATGATGATGGAAGAGTTTCGTATCctctgtgctttattttctccAGTCCTGTTG GGTGTAAGCCTGAACAACAGATGATGTATGCTGGGAGTAAGAATAAGCTAGTCCAAACAGCTGAACTAACCAAG GTATTCGAAATAAGAAATACCGAAGACCTAACCGAAGAATGGTTACGTGAGAAACTTGGATTTTTCCACTAA